CCCCGCGTTGAAGCGGAGGTTCTCGATGACGGCCACCTGGCCGGGCTCCAGCCCGTCCACGGCGGCGTGGGCGGCCGGACCCACGGTGTCGTCGGCGAAGGCGACCGGGCTGCCCAGCAGCTCGGCCAGCCGCTCGGCGGCCTGGAGCAGCGAGAACGCCGGGTCCGGCGCGCCCTTCGGGCGGCCCAGGTGCGAGGCGACGATCACCTTGGCGTCGGCCTCGACCAGCTTCTTCACCGTCGGCAGGACGGCGCGGATGCGGCCGTCGTCGGTGATCACACCGTCCGACATGGGCACGTTGAGATCGGCGCGGACGAAGACGCGCTTGCCGGCGACTCCCGGGCCGGCGATCAGGTCGTCGATGGTCTGCATGATGCGAGTACTTCCCTTTTCGGGTGGACAGGCCACTTCATCTGGTGAGGCGAGCGAGGTGGGATGCGACACGGACAGGGTCCGGACGACACGTCCGGACCCTGCCTGCTCACACGTGCTTGTGCCAACTCGTCAGAGCTGGCCGCCGACCAGGGCGGTCAGGTCGACGAGACGGTTCGAGTATCCCCACTCGTTGTCGTACCAGCCGAACACCTTCACCTGGTTGCCCTGGACCATGGTCAGGGGCGCGTCGAAGATGCAGGAGAACGGCGAGTTGACGATGTCGCGGGAGACGATCGGGTCCTCGTTGTAGTGGAGGATGCCCTTCAGGCTGCCCTGCGCGGCCTTCTGGAAGGCCGCGTTGACCTCGTCCTTGGTGACCTCACGGGAGAGGGTGACCACCAGGTCGGTGATGGAGCCGGTCGGGACCGGGACGCGCAGCGAGGTGCCGTCGAGCTTGCCCTTGAGCTCCGGCAGCACCAGCGCGGTGGCCTTGGCGGCACCGGTGGAGGTCGGGATGATGCTCAGGGCGGCGGCGCGGGCGCGGCGCAGGTCCTTGTGCGGGAAGTCCAGGGTGACCTGGTCGTTCGTGTAGGCATGCACCGTGGTCATGAAGCCCGTGACGATGCCGAACGCCTCGTTCAGCACCTTCGCCATCGGCGCGACGCAGTTGGTCGTGCAGGAGGCGTTCGAGATGACGGTGTGGCTGGCCACGTCGAGCTTGTCGTCGTTGACGCCCATGACGATGGTGATGTCCTCGTCGGTGGCCGGAGCCGAGATGAGGACCTTCTTGGCACCCGCGGCCAGGTGCTTCTTCGCACCCTCGGCCTTGGTGAAGATGCCGGTGGACTCGATCACGATGTCGGCGCCCAGCTCGCCCCACGGGAGCGCGGCGGGGTCGCGCTCGGCGGTGACCTTGAAGGTCTTGCCGTCGACGGTGATGCTGTCGTCGGTGTGGGTGACCTCGGCCTGGAAGGTGCCCAGGGTCGAGTCGTACTTGAGCAGGTGCGCCAGGGTCTTGGTGTCGGTCAGGTCATTGACACCGACAATCTCGATGTCGGCGCCCTGGGACGCGATCGCACGGAAGTAGTTGCGGCCGATACGGCCAAAACCGTTGATGCCTACCCGGATCGTCACGAACCGATCTCCTCGCTGGTACGCCGGCCTACGGCCGACGAGCTGGAATGGGATGTCCCCGACCGCTTAAGACCCTACCTCCGCCGGGTGGCGAAGAGCACATCCGACGGACCTGTACTAAGAGGACCTTTGGCAGTACATCCAGTTGCACGACGAGGGGCGCGACGGCGGGTGAGTCGCAGCACGCACAGGGGCGCGGGGTTCCCCGCGCCCCTGTGCGTACTGCAACGTCCCGGCTGCCGGAACGATCAGCCGACGACCATTTCCTCGGTGAGGCTCTGCTCCGTGTTCGGCATGCCCAGCTCAATCGCCCGCTTGTCGGCCATCGCCAGCAGGCGCCGGATCCGGCCGGCCACCGCGTCCTTCGTGAGCGGCGGGTCGGCGAGCGAGCCCAGCTCCTCCAGGGAGGCCTGCTTGTGCTCCATCCGCAGCCGGCCGGCGGCAGCCAGGTGCTCGGGGACCTCCTCGCCGAGGATCTCCAGCGCCCGCTGCACCCGCGCGCCCGCCGCGACCGCGGCCCGCGCGGAACGCCGCAGGTTCGCGTCGTCGAAGTTGGCCAGCCGGTTCGCCGTGGCCCGCACCTCGCGGCGCATCCGGCGCTCCTCCCAGGCCAGCACCGACTCGTGCGCGCCCAGGCGCGTCAACAGCGCGCCGATCGCATCGCCGTCACGGATGACCACCCGGTCCACGCCGCGGACCTCCCGCGCCTTCGCGGGGATGCCGAGCCTGCGCGCCGCGCCGACCAGGGCCAGGGCCGCCTCCGAGCCGGGGCAGGTGATCTCCAGGGAGGAGGACCGTCCGGGCTCGGTGAGCGAGCCGTGCGCCAGGAACGCGCCACGCCACGCGGCCTCCGCGTCACAGGTGGCACCGGAGACCACCGCCGGGGGGAGACCCCGGATCGGGCGTCCGCGCCCGTCCACCAGCCCCGTCTGCCGGGCCAGCAGATCGCCGTCCTTGACCACCCGCACCACGTACCGGCTGCCTCGGCGCAGCCCGCCGGGGGCCATCACCACCAGGTCCGAGGAGTGTCCGAAGATCTCCAGCAGGTCCTTGCGCAGCCGCCTCGCCGCGACTCCGGTGTCGAGTTCCGCCTCGATCACGATGCGTCCGCTCACAATGTGCAGACCGCCCGCGAAGCGCAGGATCGCCGACACCTCCGCCTTGCGGCAGCAAGCCCGGGTGACGGGAAGCCGACTGATTTCGTCCTTCACAGCTGCCGTCATCGCCATGGCGCGATCCTTCCATGCGTTCTGAAGATCCGGTCGTACGCTGCGGCCAGAAGCTCCGGGTCGTGTCGCGCGCCGTCACCGGCCGCGACGGGTGCCAGCACCAGTTCGGCGCCGAGGCGCTTGGCCGCCTCGCGGAGCGCCTCGATGTCGGTGGCGGCGCCGACGGCGTCGGCGTCCGCCAGCACGAAGTCCAACTCGACGCCGCGGGCGTGCTCCAGGAAGACCTCCAGGTGCCGCTGCGGCGAGAAGCCCTCCGTCTCCCCCGGCTGGGCGACCAGGTTGAGCGCGAGGACCTTGCGGGCCTGGGTCGTGCTCACCGCGTCACGCAGCTGAGGGACCATCAGATGCGGAAGCACGCTGGTGAACCAAGATCCGGGGCCGAGGACCACCCAGTCCGCGGCGTGCACCGCCGCCACCGCCTCCGGCACCGCGGGCGGGTCCTCGGGCAGCAGCCTGATCGCTTCCACGGTACCCGGTGTCACGGCCACCTCCGCCTGGCCCCTGACCAGGCTCAGCTCCTGCGGGAGCTCCGGGTTCAGGCCGCGCACGGTCGCCTCGATGTGCAGCGGGACCGCCGACATCGGCAGCACCCGCCCGTGCGCGCCCAGCAGCCGGCCGACCCACTCCAGCGCGGCGACCGGGTCGCCCAGCTTCTCCCAGAGCGCGACGATCAGCAGGTTGCCGACGGCGTGACCGTGCAGTTCGCCGTCGCTCTGGAAACGGTGCTGGATCACCTCGGACCAGGTCCGGCCCCACTCGTCGTCGCCGCAGAGCGCGGCCAGGGCCTTG
This genomic interval from Streptacidiphilus rugosus AM-16 contains the following:
- the gap gene encoding type I glyceraldehyde-3-phosphate dehydrogenase, whose translation is MTIRVGINGFGRIGRNYFRAIASQGADIEIVGVNDLTDTKTLAHLLKYDSTLGTFQAEVTHTDDSITVDGKTFKVTAERDPAALPWGELGADIVIESTGIFTKAEGAKKHLAAGAKKVLISAPATDEDITIVMGVNDDKLDVASHTVISNASCTTNCVAPMAKVLNEAFGIVTGFMTTVHAYTNDQVTLDFPHKDLRRARAAALSIIPTSTGAAKATALVLPELKGKLDGTSLRVPVPTGSITDLVVTLSREVTKDEVNAAFQKAAQGSLKGILHYNEDPIVSRDIVNSPFSCIFDAPLTMVQGNQVKVFGWYDNEWGYSNRLVDLTALVGGQL
- a CDS encoding gluconeogenesis factor YvcK family protein, which produces MAGSYSGSSGGSGGPFRQSRRRGRRAPRIVALGGGRGLSASLSALRRLTGELTAVVTVADDGGSSGRLRDELGVLPPGDLRKALAALCGDDEWGRTWSEVIQHRFQSDGELHGHAVGNLLIVALWEKLGDPVAALEWVGRLLGAHGRVLPMSAVPLHIEATVRGLNPELPQELSLVRGQAEVAVTPGTVEAIRLLPEDPPAVPEAVAAVHAADWVVLGPGSWFTSVLPHLMVPQLRDAVSTTQARKVLALNLVAQPGETEGFSPQRHLEVFLEHARGVELDFVLADADAVGAATDIEALREAAKRLGAELVLAPVAAGDGARHDPELLAAAYDRIFRTHGRIAPWR
- the whiA gene encoding DNA-binding protein WhiA is translated as MAMTAAVKDEISRLPVTRACCRKAEVSAILRFAGGLHIVSGRIVIEAELDTGVAARRLRKDLLEIFGHSSDLVVMAPGGLRRGSRYVVRVVKDGDLLARQTGLVDGRGRPIRGLPPAVVSGATCDAEAAWRGAFLAHGSLTEPGRSSSLEITCPGSEAALALVGAARRLGIPAKAREVRGVDRVVIRDGDAIGALLTRLGAHESVLAWEERRMRREVRATANRLANFDDANLRRSARAAVAAGARVQRALEILGEEVPEHLAAAGRLRMEHKQASLEELGSLADPPLTKDAVAGRIRRLLAMADKRAIELGMPNTEQSLTEEMVVG